The region AAGAGTTTTGTGCTCTATTAAAAATATGCGACATAGCTAATATTGATGTAAAAGATTTACAAAAAGACAGATTCAAATATATAAAAGATTTTTGCACAAAATATCCTAAGGTGGTTGTTCTTTTAAAAGGTGCAAATGTATTAATCTGTCAAAATCAGTTTATATATGTAAATAATCTAGGCTCTGCTGTATTAAGTAAAGGTGGTAGTGGAGATGTTTTAAGTGGCTTAGTTGGCTCTTTGTTAGCTCAAGGCTACAAACCCTTAGATGCAGCAATAAATGCCAGTTTAGCTCATGCTATGGCTGCATCTAATTATAAAAAAAATAACTACTCTCTTATACCATCTGATTTAGTTGAAGAGGTAAAAAAACTATGAAAGCTATAATTATACAAACAACTTGTTCAGATAAAAATCAAGCAAAAAAACTTGCAAAAGTTTTACTAGAAAAGAGACTTGCAGCTTGTTTACAGCTATCAAATATTGAGTCATTTTATAAATGGGAAGGTGAATTTTGTAACGATAATGAAGTGCTTTTAACTATAAAAACTAAAAAAAAGAATTTTGAAAAAATTGAAAGCATAATTAAAGAATTACATAGCTATGATGTGCCTGAAATTATCGCTATAGATGTCAATAATATAAGCAAAGATTATAAAAAATTTATAAGTAAAAGTTGCTAAAAAAGTGGCTTTAATAAAAATATTAGGAAAGGGAAATATAAATGAGTGATATTCTAAAAATAGGGAAATATGAGTTTAATAGTAGACTAATAGTTGGTTCTGGTAAATATAAAGATTTTCAAACTACAAGAGAAGCAACACTTGCTTCTGAATCAGAGCTTATTACAGTTGCAATTAGAAGAGTTAATATTACAAATCCAGATGAAGAGAATTTATTAGATTATTTTAAAGATACAAATGTAAAACTACTACCAAATAGTGCAGGGTGTTTTACATCAGAAGAAGCAATTACAACGTTTAGACTTATGCGAGAAGCTACCGGGATTGATTTAATTAAGCTAGAAGTGATAGGTGATGCACAAAAAACACTTTATCCAGATGTAATAGAAACAATTAAAGCTTGTGAAATATTAAAAAAAGACGGTTTTACTATTATGGCATATACTAATGATGATCCAATTATTGCAAAAAGATTAGAAGATGCAGGTGCTGATGCTATTATGCCATTAGCTGCACCTATTGGTTCTGGACTTGGTATTCAAAATAGATATAATGTAGCATTTATAAAAGATGCTGTTTCTGTTCCAGTTATTGTAGATGCAGGAGTAGGGTGTGCTAGTGATGCAGCAATCGCTATGGAGTTAGGTGCAGAAGCTGTATTGACTAATACAGCAATTGCACAAGCTGCTGATCCAATAGCTATGGCACAAGCTATGAAATATGCTGTTAAAGCAGGAAGAATAGGTTATAAAGCAGGAAGAATTCCTAAAAAACCTTATGCAACTGCAT is a window of Halarcobacter sp. DNA encoding:
- the cutA gene encoding divalent-cation tolerance protein CutA yields the protein MKAIIIQTTCSDKNQAKKLAKVLLEKRLAACLQLSNIESFYKWEGEFCNDNEVLLTIKTKKKNFEKIESIIKELHSYDVPEIIAIDVNNISKDYKKFISKSC
- a CDS encoding thiazole synthase; translated protein: MSDILKIGKYEFNSRLIVGSGKYKDFQTTREATLASESELITVAIRRVNITNPDEENLLDYFKDTNVKLLPNSAGCFTSEEAITTFRLMREATGIDLIKLEVIGDAQKTLYPDVIETIKACEILKKDGFTIMAYTNDDPIIAKRLEDAGADAIMPLAAPIGSGLGIQNRYNVAFIKDAVSVPVIVDAGVGCASDAAIAMELGAEAVLTNTAIAQAADPIAMAQAMKYAVKAGRIGYKAGRIPKKPYATASSPVDGLIQF